In the Leptospira sp. WS4.C2 genome, one interval contains:
- a CDS encoding flagellar hook-length control protein FliK, translated as MNVKVENQNLIQFPQVDWKSSKRSGEENHAMAVRESFGEILEREFQVHSEKPKNPSEYKTPGQENGKTNSQTEIPKSDESTKQELSAVAETKKEETISEDSVVEEETEEITEEEDLDRDALEYSLGIVTSTLDFDRSMIPANHLNEMSMKEKTVLLSLQKSAEKTPAYSPKEGNAFIDEAKKLAMSFFLSEQTKKTSTESGVVKTQTPMTKDSNLVPFPKSEKKSLEDKKTSGKPVSLGTKMEVIHSGSLVSDLVFAKGKEVKVEGKELPSEHSVRKTEGKPKSSKQTKNGSENTENSSDQEKSNQTQNADKMVRSLGVKDKEFQKQDSKISSAGEKQKSTEVNIVPNIQTATSSKSGEEGGRSSDERSSKQGFQFSSLENRMTSKAEEIRSLEKTQKPKENNLKQNIDELIKQARFDIVQNGKSSAEIVMNPKEYGRLTLKVTVDGDKVEGRILVESEELQKSLQNEIQTIKENLKESGLDLQALIIDLWDDGSGLTDRKEQNELYQTMVEAARFRNSENSLGLEEGADLPVPPTFEETKALEFFA; from the coding sequence ATGAACGTAAAAGTTGAAAACCAGAACTTAATTCAATTCCCACAAGTGGATTGGAAGTCCTCCAAACGTAGTGGGGAAGAAAACCATGCGATGGCAGTGCGTGAAAGTTTTGGGGAAATTTTAGAACGTGAATTCCAAGTGCATTCTGAAAAACCAAAAAATCCTTCTGAATACAAAACTCCGGGCCAAGAGAATGGAAAAACAAATTCTCAAACTGAAATTCCGAAATCGGATGAGTCCACAAAACAAGAGTTAAGTGCTGTGGCGGAAACCAAAAAAGAAGAAACTATCTCCGAGGATTCTGTGGTAGAGGAAGAAACAGAAGAGATCACCGAAGAAGAAGATTTAGATCGGGATGCGTTAGAGTATAGCCTTGGGATTGTAACTTCTACTCTGGACTTTGACCGTTCTATGATTCCGGCCAATCACTTGAACGAAATGTCCATGAAGGAAAAAACAGTTTTATTATCGTTACAAAAGTCTGCTGAAAAAACACCTGCTTATTCTCCGAAAGAAGGAAATGCCTTTATTGATGAGGCTAAAAAGTTAGCGATGAGTTTTTTCCTCTCCGAACAAACAAAAAAAACATCAACTGAATCCGGTGTAGTAAAAACACAAACTCCCATGACCAAAGATTCCAATTTGGTTCCCTTTCCCAAAAGCGAAAAAAAATCTTTAGAAGATAAAAAAACAAGTGGGAAGCCAGTTTCCCTTGGAACCAAGATGGAAGTCATTCATTCTGGTTCCCTTGTCTCTGATTTGGTTTTTGCGAAAGGAAAAGAAGTCAAAGTAGAAGGAAAAGAACTTCCATCCGAACACTCTGTCCGTAAAACAGAGGGAAAACCTAAGTCTTCCAAACAAACAAAGAATGGATCGGAAAATACAGAAAATTCTTCAGACCAAGAGAAATCCAACCAAACACAAAACGCTGACAAAATGGTTCGTTCTCTCGGAGTGAAAGACAAAGAATTCCAAAAACAAGATTCTAAAATATCTTCGGCTGGGGAAAAACAAAAATCCACAGAAGTTAATATTGTTCCAAACATTCAAACAGCAACCTCATCAAAATCTGGGGAAGAGGGGGGGCGCTCTTCTGACGAACGTAGTTCCAAACAAGGATTCCAATTTTCTTCTTTAGAAAATAGAATGACATCCAAAGCAGAAGAAATTCGTTCTTTAGAAAAAACACAGAAGCCGAAAGAGAACAATCTCAAACAAAACATAGATGAACTCATCAAACAAGCTCGATTTGATATCGTTCAAAATGGAAAGTCCAGTGCAGAAATTGTAATGAATCCAAAAGAATACGGTAGGCTTACTTTGAAAGTTACTGTGGATGGCGATAAGGTAGAAGGCCGTATCCTTGTTGAATCAGAAGAATTACAAAAGTCTCTTCAAAACGAAATCCAAACCATTAAAGAGAACTTAAAAGAATCTGGTCTCGACTTACAAGCACTCATCATTGATTTATGGGATGACGGAAGTGGGCTTACAGATCGCAAAGAACAAAATGAACTCTACCAAACGATGGTGGAAGCGGCCCGGTTTCGTAATTCCGAAAACTCACTGGGATTAGAGGAAGGTGCGGACCTTCCTGTGCCACCGACATTCGAAGAAACCAAGGCATTGGAATTTTTCGCTTAA
- the flgE gene encoding flagellar hook protein FlgE, with translation MMRSLYSGVSGLKNHQVRMDVIGNNISNVNTHGFKTERVTFQDMISQELQGASEPNERIGGTNPKQVGLGSLIAAIDKIMTQGALQTTGKNTDVAVSGEGFFVVKDGDKQFYTRAGAFNIDKNGFYVNPANGLKVQGWNSRLDDGGNKYINSAGSLEDIVIPLYSKEPARATQNVDFQSNLNASVAAVPSDATEEDIQRYINDPDPRQRRGHVTSINVYDELGNTRQMGVEFYKMRENVWKMRFKLEDSSQVSVDVSGTGGENTKVSGNQELEVSFTPDGKIISVSDGVDSQTTGKLKADISFRIPGNPTAQKFSLNLGEAGLVGGITQFSSDFTTKAVKQDGYPMGYMESFSIDNTGTVTGVFSNGVRQPLARIALANFTNPAGLNKEGDTMYSYSLNSGDANIGEAGSQGRGKINAGLLEMSNVDLSDQFTDMIVTQRGFQANSRTIVTSDQMIQEVLGLKR, from the coding sequence ATGATGAGATCACTTTACTCCGGTGTTTCCGGATTGAAAAACCACCAAGTAAGAATGGATGTTATTGGTAACAACATCTCCAACGTAAACACACACGGTTTCAAAACCGAACGAGTTACCTTCCAAGACATGATATCACAAGAGTTACAAGGTGCGTCTGAACCAAACGAAAGGATCGGGGGAACAAACCCGAAACAAGTTGGTCTTGGTTCTCTCATCGCTGCTATCGATAAAATTATGACTCAAGGTGCTTTGCAAACCACAGGAAAGAATACTGATGTAGCCGTTTCTGGTGAAGGTTTTTTTGTTGTGAAAGACGGAGATAAACAATTTTATACTCGTGCTGGTGCTTTTAACATAGATAAAAACGGATTTTATGTAAACCCTGCGAATGGTTTGAAAGTACAAGGTTGGAATTCTCGTTTGGATGATGGTGGAAACAAATACATCAATTCAGCTGGATCTTTGGAAGACATCGTCATTCCTCTATATTCTAAAGAACCTGCTCGTGCCACACAGAACGTAGATTTTCAATCCAACCTCAATGCCAGTGTTGCCGCTGTTCCTTCGGACGCAACAGAAGAAGACATCCAACGTTATATCAATGATCCAGACCCTCGCCAAAGAAGAGGACACGTAACATCCATTAATGTTTATGATGAACTCGGTAACACTCGCCAAATGGGTGTTGAGTTTTACAAAATGAGAGAAAACGTATGGAAGATGCGTTTTAAATTGGAAGACTCAAGCCAAGTCTCTGTGGACGTAAGTGGAACCGGTGGGGAAAACACAAAAGTTTCTGGTAACCAGGAATTGGAAGTATCCTTCACACCAGATGGAAAAATCATCTCTGTATCTGATGGAGTCGATTCCCAAACTACAGGAAAACTGAAAGCAGATATTTCCTTTCGCATTCCAGGAAATCCTACCGCACAAAAATTCAGTTTGAATTTGGGCGAAGCGGGTCTTGTGGGAGGAATCACACAATTTTCTTCTGACTTCACTACGAAAGCCGTGAAACAAGATGGATACCCGATGGGATATATGGAATCCTTCTCCATTGACAACACAGGAACTGTGACAGGTGTGTTCTCGAATGGGGTTCGCCAACCACTCGCAAGGATTGCTCTCGCTAACTTTACAAACCCAGCCGGTCTCAATAAAGAAGGGGACACGATGTATAGTTACTCTTTGAACTCGGGGGATGCAAACATCGGTGAGGCAGGAAGCCAAGGCCGTGGAAAGATCAACGCAGGCCTTCTTGAGATGTCAAACGTAGACTTATCGGACCAGTTTACAGACATGATCGTGACCCAAAGAGGATTTCAGGCCAACTCACGGACGATCGTAACCTCCGACCAAATGATCCAGGAAGTACTCGGTCTCAAACGATAA
- a CDS encoding tetratricopeptide repeat protein produces the protein MSRFQKNTLLTFSLLAFVAYAPLYYSIRNAIQKETFPVTYESPDSVSFFSLGDFEIEGKESDAKTLLLLSDLMDFEFKKVTGAVYLGREVSLSLPKKNRSQFVFYGSFEWKEKGITFTPKLNSKEQKATFSGKSILVPYEERGKLVALIYQSLSHLLDETIRLHRLLKRSPEWKIPSQENFLSESEFVRLSEYNSSLLLEERVSILKSLEFPSEYLMFLKFQSSLEKRSEESFKEVWRGASDNSNLSPYTKFFIAKYIAEFFFTKKEFGKAIEFASAARKEREISKSVFHSDYADTISLLGKALVLEGKKEEAVYYLTSARKLYETLGLLKDPTSIENSYFYGLLLYDLSQTELASYELSSIHGHLTNPLEQIYLDYNLAKVYYDLGRYDAALSLLQDQRKLILGEGYPNHDIALYSYNLYGASLYKLGKWSVAKSIWEALVNAKSIYGIEEKPYHRYALFNLAVLSKLKNNPELSEIFYKQYTRLSPYGQIVDLPTNDSFEIGKPIYPYTWEHESQNSFVELEEKTIRSYTGRYLFNGQEEEIRARTYENRLEDTNLFLDDLLNPKAFLSKSMSILRKTLFGDLKRFEKGNQIVFFDIGPALNHPEYPGVTSLAVAKHFSGMEVVLWELPGEVDLYLKKVKPELKDRLYSFPNIRILSADGVGEFRTLYSDPNNWILRNRPIPNLKGKTIIIRAANSIDIYEPYTKILPHFQNMGKELKANPVLYFFNRSILLKPAGTEKFILIGNQSIRGFHHNFQSLDRNGEPPYSILPFTVSEEIQP, from the coding sequence TTGTCCCGCTTTCAAAAAAATACCCTCCTTACCTTTTCGCTTCTGGCCTTTGTCGCCTATGCTCCGTTATACTATTCAATTCGTAATGCGATCCAAAAAGAAACCTTTCCCGTAACTTATGAATCACCAGACTCCGTTTCCTTTTTTAGTTTAGGAGACTTTGAAATCGAAGGAAAAGAATCAGATGCAAAAACACTTCTTCTACTTTCTGATCTGATGGATTTTGAATTCAAAAAAGTAACGGGTGCTGTGTATTTAGGAAGGGAGGTTTCTCTTTCTCTCCCAAAAAAGAACCGGTCCCAATTTGTTTTTTACGGAAGTTTCGAATGGAAAGAGAAAGGAATCACTTTCACTCCCAAACTCAATTCCAAAGAACAAAAGGCGACGTTTTCGGGTAAGTCCATCCTTGTCCCTTACGAAGAACGAGGAAAGTTAGTGGCTTTGATTTATCAGTCCCTTTCTCATCTTTTGGATGAAACCATTCGTTTGCATCGTTTGTTAAAACGCAGTCCGGAATGGAAAATTCCTTCTCAGGAGAATTTTTTATCTGAATCAGAATTCGTTCGTTTGAGTGAATACAATTCTTCCTTACTTTTAGAGGAAAGGGTATCCATTCTTAAGTCTCTCGAATTTCCTTCTGAGTATTTGATGTTTCTTAAGTTCCAATCGAGTTTAGAAAAACGCTCTGAAGAATCTTTCAAAGAGGTTTGGCGGGGTGCTAGTGACAATTCTAATCTTTCTCCTTACACAAAGTTCTTTATCGCGAAGTACATTGCTGAGTTCTTTTTTACCAAAAAAGAATTTGGTAAGGCGATTGAATTTGCCAGTGCCGCAAGAAAGGAGAGGGAAATTTCTAAATCAGTATTCCATAGCGATTATGCAGATACCATTTCCCTTCTCGGGAAGGCATTGGTTTTAGAGGGAAAAAAAGAAGAGGCGGTGTATTACCTCACTTCTGCCAGAAAACTTTATGAAACATTAGGGTTACTTAAAGATCCAACCTCCATCGAAAATTCCTATTTTTACGGACTTCTGTTATACGATTTATCCCAAACGGAACTAGCTTCCTATGAATTGTCTTCGATTCATGGCCACCTGACAAATCCTTTGGAACAAATATACTTGGACTACAATCTTGCCAAGGTATATTACGATTTAGGTCGTTATGATGCTGCTTTGTCATTGTTACAAGACCAAAGAAAACTGATTTTAGGTGAAGGTTATCCCAATCACGACATCGCTTTGTATTCTTATAATTTATACGGCGCTTCCTTATACAAATTGGGGAAATGGAGTGTTGCTAAATCCATTTGGGAAGCTCTTGTTAATGCTAAATCCATCTATGGAATTGAAGAGAAACCTTACCACCGTTATGCATTATTCAACTTAGCCGTTCTTTCTAAGCTAAAAAATAATCCAGAATTATCAGAAATCTTTTACAAACAATACACGAGACTTTCGCCATACGGACAAATTGTTGACCTACCAACAAACGATAGTTTTGAAATAGGAAAACCCATTTATCCTTATACTTGGGAGCACGAGAGCCAGAATTCCTTTGTGGAATTGGAAGAAAAAACCATCCGTTCGTATACAGGCCGTTATTTGTTTAATGGTCAAGAGGAAGAGATACGTGCAAGGACTTACGAAAATAGACTTGAAGACACCAATCTCTTTTTGGACGACTTACTCAATCCCAAAGCTTTTCTTTCCAAATCTATGTCGATCCTTCGTAAAACTTTGTTTGGTGATCTGAAACGTTTTGAAAAAGGGAATCAAATTGTATTTTTTGATATTGGGCCTGCATTAAACCATCCAGAATATCCGGGTGTCACTTCCCTTGCCGTAGCCAAACATTTCTCTGGAATGGAAGTTGTATTATGGGAGTTACCTGGGGAAGTGGATTTATATTTAAAAAAAGTAAAACCAGAATTAAAAGACCGTTTATACTCTTTTCCTAATATTCGAATCCTCTCTGCCGATGGAGTGGGGGAGTTCCGAACCTTATATTCCGATCCAAATAATTGGATCCTTCGTAATCGACCGATTCCGAATTTAAAAGGAAAAACCATTATCATTCGAGCTGCCAACTCCATTGATATCTATGAACCTTATACAAAAATCCTTCCGCATTTCCAAAACATGGGAAAGGAATTAAAGGCCAATCCGGTTCTTTATTTTTTCAACCGTAGTATCCTCTTAAAACCTGCGGGAACCGAAAAGTTCATTCTGATTGGAAATCAATCCATCAGGGGCTTTCATCATAACTTTCAAAGTTTGGATCGGAATGGGGAACCACCTTATTCTATCCTTCCCTTTACCGTCAGCGAGGAAATACAACCATGA
- a CDS encoding GAF and HD-GYP domain-containing protein, whose amino-acid sequence MSVTKSSDSKFIITDDPFFEGKIADYSKKIKAKVLTLADLDQIESNSNGHIAKVLFYISRYELESKHQEIHQFLKNHPTIMSNFIVRAPIDYTGYIALNIEEDLFFTNVPDDAPLVFLVKALANAFTSLQMVVDKFELQKRINVSTNEISKLTKIGISLANEKDFTKLLRDILNSAREISNSDSGSLYLVEKDERGNPRNLRFKISALDLSSDEFILPINKKSIAGYVAFTGKQLNIPNVYELSGGEEYKFNSDFDKMSNYYSKSMLVVPMKDHHDEVVGVIQLINRKKNFQTKLTLEEMKTNAILDYDKYSEELVMAVAGQAAVAIQNNNLVHDIETLFEGFVTASVSAIESRDPTTSGHSFRVAQYTVGLAESVNAIQTGRFKDVHFNESQVKEIRYASLLHDFGKVGVREKVLVKAKKLEDYELDLIRWRFQFILKDVEAKLAQKKIEYLKKHGNNGYPEFEKSIHLEYVLEKEKLEEMVRVISESNEPSILEEGNSNFLEEISKMSYHTTDGSQLNLLMPKEFGFLSIRRGSLDFEERREIESHVEHTFQFLSKIPWTRELKMVPAIAHGHHEKLNGSGYPRGLSAVEIPVQAKMMAIADIFDALTDQDRPYKKAVPLDRAFDILKMEVRDQHIDGDLLDIFIGSNAYERILHKR is encoded by the coding sequence ATGTCTGTGACCAAATCTTCGGATTCGAAATTCATCATCACGGATGACCCTTTTTTTGAAGGCAAAATTGCCGATTATTCCAAAAAAATCAAAGCTAAGGTTTTGACCCTTGCAGACTTGGATCAAATTGAATCCAATTCGAATGGCCATATCGCCAAAGTGTTGTTCTACATCTCCCGGTATGAATTGGAATCCAAACACCAAGAGATCCACCAATTCTTAAAGAACCATCCAACCATCATGTCGAACTTCATTGTTCGTGCCCCCATCGATTATACTGGTTACATTGCCCTTAATATTGAAGAAGATCTATTTTTTACCAATGTTCCCGATGATGCCCCTCTGGTTTTTTTAGTGAAAGCTCTTGCCAATGCCTTCACTAGCCTCCAGATGGTTGTGGATAAATTCGAACTCCAAAAACGGATCAATGTCTCCACAAACGAGATTTCCAAACTTACAAAGATTGGAATCAGTCTCGCCAACGAAAAAGATTTTACGAAACTCCTTCGTGATATTTTGAACTCGGCCCGTGAAATTTCCAATTCCGATTCTGGATCTTTGTATTTGGTGGAAAAAGATGAAAGAGGAAATCCTCGAAATTTAAGATTTAAAATCTCTGCACTCGATTTGAGCTCCGATGAATTTATATTGCCAATTAACAAAAAGAGTATTGCGGGTTATGTAGCTTTTACTGGAAAACAACTTAATATTCCAAATGTGTACGAATTGTCCGGAGGAGAAGAATATAAGTTTAACAGTGATTTCGATAAAATGAGTAATTATTATTCAAAATCAATGTTAGTGGTTCCTATGAAAGACCACCATGATGAAGTTGTGGGTGTCATCCAACTCATCAACAGAAAGAAAAATTTCCAAACTAAATTAACTTTAGAGGAAATGAAAACCAATGCCATTTTGGATTATGATAAATATTCTGAAGAGTTGGTGATGGCAGTTGCAGGGCAAGCGGCAGTAGCCATCCAAAACAATAATTTGGTTCATGACATTGAAACCTTGTTTGAAGGATTTGTAACAGCTAGTGTTTCTGCCATTGAATCTAGGGATCCCACAACATCGGGACATTCCTTCCGTGTTGCCCAATATACAGTGGGACTTGCAGAATCTGTCAACGCCATCCAAACAGGACGTTTTAAAGATGTCCATTTCAATGAATCCCAAGTAAAGGAAATCCGTTACGCTTCTCTTCTTCATGATTTTGGAAAGGTTGGGGTTCGTGAAAAAGTCCTTGTTAAAGCCAAAAAACTAGAAGATTACGAATTGGATTTAATTCGTTGGCGTTTCCAATTTATCTTAAAAGATGTGGAAGCAAAACTGGCACAGAAGAAAATTGAATACCTCAAAAAACATGGTAACAACGGTTATCCGGAATTTGAAAAGTCAATCCACTTGGAATACGTTTTAGAAAAAGAAAAATTAGAAGAGATGGTGCGAGTGATTTCGGAATCCAATGAACCTTCTATTTTAGAAGAAGGAAATTCTAATTTTTTGGAAGAGATTTCTAAAATGAGTTACCATACCACAGATGGGAGCCAACTAAATTTACTGATGCCAAAAGAATTTGGTTTTTTATCGATCCGTCGCGGATCTTTGGATTTTGAAGAAAGGCGAGAGATTGAGTCCCATGTAGAACATACATTTCAATTTCTCTCAAAAATCCCTTGGACAAGAGAACTCAAAATGGTTCCCGCCATTGCCCATGGCCACCATGAAAAATTGAATGGATCAGGATACCCGAGAGGGCTTTCTGCCGTGGAGATTCCCGTCCAGGCAAAGATGATGGCAATTGCCGATATTTTTGATGCCTTAACAGACCAAGACCGCCCTTATAAAAAAGCAGTGCCCCTGGATCGTGCCTTTGATATTCTCAAAATGGAAGTACGTGACCAACATATCGATGGGGATTTGTTAGATATTTTTATCGGAAGTAATGCTTACGAAAGAATTTTGCACAAACGATAA
- a CDS encoding enoyl-ACP reductase, which produces MNYNLKGRTVVITGITDSSSLALVIAKECKQLGAKLICTGLGKTNFHQNLSEAGLAFLERTYDDFTQTVKRELGEDVITFPLDVTIQENIDSFAEFLLGQGLQVHSVLHSIAMDKTIRQGKVKPIMTVSREEFMDAMNVSAFSLLALVQSFYRHDILVQGGSIVALSYLGAERVVSHPYKNIGVAKSALERLAKEMAMELGQEKQIQVNVIRFSPYRASKAGSAIEGLEQAEINCDALSPLGNATAKDLAEEVAYLFRPGNRITGEIRHVDGGYHIRG; this is translated from the coding sequence ATGAATTATAATCTAAAAGGTAGAACCGTAGTCATCACGGGTATTACGGATTCGTCATCACTCGCATTAGTTATCGCTAAAGAATGTAAACAATTGGGTGCAAAACTCATCTGTACAGGGCTTGGAAAAACCAATTTTCATCAAAATCTATCGGAAGCTGGCCTCGCTTTTTTAGAACGCACTTACGACGATTTTACTCAAACAGTTAAGCGTGAGTTAGGTGAAGATGTCATTACCTTTCCTTTAGATGTGACTATACAAGAAAACATTGATTCCTTTGCCGAATTTTTATTAGGTCAAGGGTTACAAGTTCATTCGGTTTTACATTCGATCGCTATGGATAAAACCATTCGCCAAGGTAAGGTAAAACCAATCATGACAGTATCACGCGAGGAGTTTATGGATGCCATGAACGTATCTGCATTTTCCTTACTGGCTCTGGTGCAAAGTTTCTATCGGCACGACATACTGGTACAGGGTGGATCTATCGTTGCATTGAGTTACTTAGGGGCGGAAAGAGTGGTATCCCATCCATACAAGAACATAGGAGTAGCGAAGTCTGCTTTGGAACGGCTTGCAAAAGAAATGGCAATGGAATTAGGACAAGAAAAACAAATACAAGTCAATGTTATCCGTTTTTCTCCATACCGAGCCAGTAAAGCAGGTTCCGCCATTGAAGGACTCGAACAGGCAGAAATCAATTGTGATGCACTTTCTCCCTTAGGAAACGCAACAGCCAAAGACTTAGCTGAGGAAGTGGCCTACTTATTTCGGCCAGGAAACCGGATCACCGGGGAAATACGTCATGTAGATGGTGGATATCATATCCGAGGATAA
- the murD gene encoding UDP-N-acetylmuramoyl-L-alanine--D-glutamate ligase, with amino-acid sequence MFSQSIPSASDLDKFQKFLILGGGSSGDSSAKLLTSKGKQCVLADKSPERANSLLYAEVLSDNHPQEILEGIDCIIKSPGILPNHPILDEAKRKDLPILSEICLGRVFYKGPIIGITGTDGKSTTTALTYHILKSKFPNSRMGGNIGVPFTSFCLEPLDLVVLELSSYQLDDSPNLELTASAILNLASDHLERHKTMESYAEAKWKIQNSENPNHTSFINPNFFQFLPQGMPKKNNLQFIGENHKYFVSLDPNQVHTPNHNYDASRFPLKGKHNLMNLCFSIALAETMGMEWKEIQNQFESFQGLPHRFNRMDSSGFQNQYKEIQFINDSKSTNIHSMLSGISGFKKGEGLFLILGGIPKLEPIDLFLKRWKELECPLWVYGKAVEVWKKEFDATGLPVSYFPDLPSLIIDLKTKIDFRIGTKTIKNDTALSVIFSPAGASFDLYKNFEERGNHFESLIKERFS; translated from the coding sequence ATGTTTTCTCAATCTATTCCATCTGCTTCCGACCTAGACAAATTCCAAAAATTCCTAATTTTAGGTGGCGGATCCTCTGGGGACTCCTCTGCTAAATTATTAACCTCAAAAGGAAAACAATGCGTCTTGGCGGACAAATCTCCAGAACGAGCAAACTCACTCTTGTATGCAGAAGTTTTGTCAGACAATCACCCACAGGAAATATTAGAAGGAATCGATTGTATCATCAAAAGCCCAGGCATCCTTCCGAACCACCCCATCTTGGACGAAGCCAAAAGAAAAGACCTCCCGATCTTAAGTGAAATCTGTTTAGGACGAGTTTTTTACAAAGGCCCTATCATTGGGATCACAGGTACTGATGGAAAATCAACCACCACTGCCCTCACTTACCACATTTTAAAATCTAAGTTTCCCAATTCACGGATGGGAGGAAATATCGGTGTTCCTTTTACTTCTTTTTGTTTGGAACCATTAGATCTCGTTGTTTTGGAACTTTCCAGTTACCAATTAGATGACTCACCTAACTTAGAATTAACTGCATCGGCAATTTTGAATTTAGCATCGGACCATTTAGAAAGACACAAAACAATGGAGTCCTATGCCGAAGCTAAATGGAAAATTCAAAATTCAGAGAACCCGAATCATACTTCGTTTATAAATCCTAACTTTTTTCAATTTCTTCCGCAAGGAATGCCAAAAAAAAACAACTTACAATTCATAGGTGAAAATCATAAATACTTTGTAAGTTTAGATCCAAACCAGGTACATACTCCGAATCATAATTACGATGCATCCCGGTTTCCCCTGAAAGGAAAACACAACCTAATGAATTTATGTTTTTCCATTGCCCTTGCAGAAACGATGGGGATGGAATGGAAAGAAATTCAAAACCAGTTTGAATCTTTCCAAGGACTTCCTCATAGATTCAATCGAATGGATAGTTCTGGATTCCAAAATCAATACAAAGAGATTCAGTTTATCAATGATTCCAAATCCACTAACATCCATTCTATGCTATCAGGAATTTCCGGATTTAAAAAAGGGGAAGGACTATTTTTGATTCTCGGCGGAATTCCGAAACTGGAACCTATCGATCTATTTTTAAAACGATGGAAGGAATTGGAATGTCCTCTTTGGGTTTACGGAAAGGCAGTGGAAGTTTGGAAAAAAGAATTTGATGCTACTGGTCTTCCCGTGAGTTACTTTCCCGATCTTCCCTCCCTAATAATAGATTTAAAAACCAAAATCGATTTTAGAATCGGAACTAAAACCATTAAAAACGATACTGCCCTGTCGGTTATTTTTTCGCCGGCAGGAGCAAGTTTCGATTTGTACAAAAATTTCGAAGAACGCGGAAACCACTTTGAAAGTTTGATCAAAGAAAGGTTTTCTTAA